The Flavobacterium piscisymbiosum genome includes a region encoding these proteins:
- a CDS encoding helix-turn-helix and ligand-binding sensor domain-containing protein, producing MKSILLKLLFFFFIASQIQAQELLPFVENYNKSDYQGDNQIWNVAQGKDNAMYFANNHYLLRYDGVMWEKYTLPNKTIIRSIMIEGDKIYSGSYKEFGYWYRKEGKMHYVSITKNLRLFDEKDNEEIWKIFRFKGSIYFQSFNDVFIYDGKHIEKIKFPFLISYCFVVDNDVYVASVEKGLFKMNGPEITNPKGWNVLKKTVVHAIEKYQNKTYIFTQKKGIFIVEKDGLKPWNNPLNEILKAATINVAKFIRGNKLVIGTGNRGLFIYDFATNTYKNIDRNNVLMNNSILSIGFDKENDLWLGLDNGIAHVEVNSPISFFYDNSGLLGSVYSVATTHKGYLIASNHGVFEFDSGKFHMMPNTQGQAWNITKIDDKYIIGHNDGTFCYNNGTLVKTNNVSGGWNLSKSIISNTYFQSTYSGVLVYDDISKLTETKKIEDLSKPIKYVAQNKKNEIWAADNYRGLYRVLYDDNYKTKKVENITQQSKINNDFGVKIFEFRNEILFLINNSWYTYNSITNKLEENELFNINFKDITDVVAIDEDHFMVLQNGILYHIQATGNKFVWNIIQEKYYKGKLINDNLRIFKTNNHYLLNLDDGFISLQLKYENKQNSDVKIEAFNDNNLVTDESTITYNTELKINVISGIYGASKPNLFYKLNDNKDFVQISNGLIVLNNLSSGNHSIIVYKHNGASYEKVSDFEFNVAKPWYFSIWMVMLYILIIGVVLFFYYKWNKLRYMQKLRLQAEELKHQREILEMELKAENEINIQEYEKHILELELQTKSSEVAGKSLSIAKQSEMIENIQSILDSEKDFNKLKSEIRKAIKINEVNKHEWEIFETNLNQIHNEFIINLSKKFPNLTPKDIKLCVYLKMNLSSKEIAPMMNISFRGVELHRYRLRKKLNLSQEENLSKFLLSL from the coding sequence TTGAAATCGATACTTTTAAAACTTCTTTTCTTCTTTTTCATTGCTTCGCAAATACAAGCACAAGAATTACTTCCTTTTGTAGAAAATTATAATAAATCAGACTACCAAGGCGACAATCAAATATGGAATGTCGCTCAGGGAAAGGATAATGCCATGTATTTTGCTAACAATCATTATTTATTGCGCTATGATGGCGTGATGTGGGAAAAATACACTTTGCCTAATAAAACCATTATCCGCTCGATTATGATCGAAGGGGATAAAATTTATTCCGGCTCTTATAAGGAATTTGGTTATTGGTACAGGAAAGAAGGTAAAATGCATTATGTTTCGATTACCAAAAATCTTCGTTTGTTTGATGAAAAAGACAATGAAGAAATCTGGAAAATTTTCAGATTTAAGGGATCTATTTATTTTCAGTCGTTTAATGATGTTTTTATTTATGATGGAAAGCACATCGAAAAAATTAAATTTCCTTTTTTAATATCGTACTGTTTCGTAGTTGATAACGATGTTTATGTAGCCTCGGTAGAAAAAGGTCTTTTTAAAATGAACGGCCCAGAAATTACAAATCCTAAAGGCTGGAATGTATTAAAAAAGACTGTAGTGCACGCCATCGAAAAATATCAAAACAAGACATACATTTTCACGCAGAAGAAAGGAATATTTATCGTAGAAAAAGACGGTTTAAAACCCTGGAATAATCCTTTAAATGAAATTTTAAAAGCAGCTACCATAAATGTTGCTAAATTTATCAGAGGCAATAAATTGGTTATCGGAACAGGAAACAGAGGTCTTTTTATTTATGATTTTGCAACCAATACCTATAAAAATATAGATCGAAATAATGTTTTAATGAATAACTCTATTTTAAGCATTGGTTTTGATAAAGAAAATGATTTATGGCTTGGCTTAGATAACGGAATTGCCCATGTAGAAGTAAATTCTCCGATCTCGTTTTTTTATGATAATTCAGGTCTTTTGGGTTCTGTTTATTCTGTAGCGACAACCCATAAAGGATATTTGATCGCCTCCAATCATGGCGTTTTTGAGTTTGATTCAGGTAAATTTCATATGATGCCTAATACACAAGGACAAGCCTGGAATATTACTAAAATTGATGATAAGTATATTATTGGTCATAATGATGGTACGTTTTGTTATAATAATGGAACATTAGTAAAAACCAATAATGTTAGCGGTGGATGGAATTTATCAAAAAGCATCATTAGTAATACCTATTTTCAGTCAACTTACAGCGGGGTTTTAGTCTATGATGATATCTCAAAATTAACTGAGACGAAAAAGATTGAAGATCTGTCGAAGCCCATAAAATATGTAGCCCAAAATAAAAAGAATGAAATCTGGGCTGCGGATAATTATCGAGGATTATATCGCGTTTTATATGATGATAATTACAAGACAAAAAAAGTTGAAAATATTACCCAGCAAAGCAAAATAAATAATGACTTTGGTGTCAAGATTTTCGAGTTCAGAAATGAAATTCTTTTTCTAATTAATAATTCCTGGTATACTTACAATTCTATAACCAATAAACTGGAGGAAAATGAATTGTTTAATATTAACTTCAAAGATATAACAGATGTTGTTGCTATCGATGAAGATCATTTTATGGTGCTTCAAAACGGAATTTTATATCATATCCAGGCCACAGGAAATAAATTTGTCTGGAATATTATTCAGGAGAAATATTATAAAGGAAAATTGATAAATGATAATCTGAGAATTTTTAAAACGAATAATCATTATCTGTTGAATCTGGATGATGGATTCATTTCTCTTCAGTTGAAATATGAAAACAAACAAAATTCAGATGTTAAAATCGAAGCATTTAATGATAATAATTTAGTCACAGATGAATCTACGATTACATACAATACAGAACTGAAGATAAACGTGATATCAGGTATTTATGGTGCCAGTAAACCTAATTTATTTTACAAGCTCAACGACAATAAAGATTTTGTTCAAATTTCTAATGGATTAATTGTACTGAATAATTTGAGCAGTGGCAATCATTCAATTATAGTTTACAAGCATAACGGTGCCAGTTATGAAAAAGTTTCTGATTTTGAATTTAATGTGGCTAAACCATGGTATTTCTCAATATGGATGGTGATGTTGTATATACTTATAATAGGGGTGGTATTGTTTTTCTATTATAAATGGAATAAGCTTCGCTATATGCAGAAATTAAGATTGCAGGCAGAAGAATTAAAACATCAAAGGGAAATTCTTGAAATGGAATTGAAAGCCGAGAATGAAATCAATATTCAGGAATACGAAAAACATATTTTAGAACTCGAATTGCAAACAAAATCATCTGAAGTTGCGGGAAAATCTTTGTCTATAGCTAAGCAAAGTGAAATGATTGAAAATATCCAAAGCATTCTGGATTCAGAAAAAGATTTTAATAAGCTGAAAAGTGAAATTAGAAAAGCAATTAAAATAAACGAGGTAAATAAACACGAATGGGAAATTTTTGAAACAAATCTGAATCAAATTCATAATGAGTTTATTATAAATCTCTCAAAAAAATTTCCAAATCTTACTCCAAAAGATATAAAATTGTGTGTTTACCTTAAAATGAATCTCTCCTCTAAAGAGATTGCACCTATGATGAATATCTCTTTTAGGGGCGTAGAACTACACCGATATCGCTTAAGAAAGAAATTAAATCTCTCTCAGGAAGAAAACCTGTCAAAATTTTTATTAAGTCTGTAA
- a CDS encoding SusC/RagA family TonB-linked outer membrane protein, with amino-acid sequence MKNFIFSFLALLLLPAYMSGQAIKGKVVDSSGMGVPGAVIASSDAKATTDADFDGNFTINAKPGDILKVSMLGFDAVSVPATAAPMTITLKEAEDTALKEVVVIGYGTRKKIDNTSAVSSIKSEEITKMKVMNASQAIQGKAAGVQVSSSDAPGSTPSVVIRGAGTALGGRNPLYVVDGMPTENINNINTNDITSYEILKDASSLAIYGTRGANGVIMITTKAGKGKMNVEVESFAGFRTPLKNVKMANADEYVRYSNAAYIGDFPNGRFSANQPYNTNWFDKITRTGSFTQNNIAISGSSENVKYFFSVGNYEEKGILNGSDYGRTTIRNNNEFKLSEKVKITQNMSVSTVKNNPMPLSAFTNAYRQSPLVPVRYADGKYGVPFISNGVVGETGDSFNNVGNPVAQLDYTNEKQQSVTLQGGLKLDYDIIKSLKFTSQFNGEYYTYKQYNYVDNVALWLSADPTRVQSKYPGDLNINTLTRTRDEYFNWNLSNYLTYNKVFAEIHDVEVTAGIEANVQGTREKLTIDRKNVNANADYWSLKDINVASSVTGYKDEALNQRRLQSYFARFQYKLMDKYLLTGTVRRDGSSQFADDKRWGTFPSVGLGWVVSKESFLSKVEVLNLLKLRGSWGKLGNQNVPLNTQTFTSGLDYPSLGSGTSINSQVDPNLSWEIVEELSAGFDFELFTNRLKGSFDVYDKNTTNTILNVKPYSTSGITVATPSHIGEVSNKGYEIALRWDDKINDNLSYWVGGNFSHNKNELTNLKNVQLSPIIGGSLGNGQNTKILDNTSVGQPLGSYYMYEFAGIDQTNGNMLYYTANGDKVVQTALNERTDKKYVGTLLPSSTYGVTLGLNYKNIDFSIDGYGTGGAKVYNGKKAQRFGGENIEASVARDVWSQNNTTSSNPAPSNVTPYASTFFLESADFFRINNITLGYKLPLKEDQFISSCRIYVNAINPFITQKFSGFSPDVTGDGKLVEGTQGVELDAYPSLRSFVIGANLKF; translated from the coding sequence ATGAAAAATTTTATTTTTAGCTTTTTAGCACTCTTGCTGCTTCCGGCTTATATGTCTGGACAAGCAATTAAAGGAAAAGTCGTAGACAGTAGCGGAATGGGAGTTCCAGGAGCAGTTATTGCTTCCTCTGATGCTAAAGCTACAACTGACGCAGATTTTGACGGAAACTTTACTATCAATGCAAAACCAGGAGATATATTAAAAGTCTCAATGTTGGGTTTTGATGCAGTTTCTGTACCGGCAACTGCCGCACCAATGACAATTACATTAAAAGAAGCTGAAGATACAGCCTTAAAAGAAGTTGTTGTTATTGGTTATGGAACCAGAAAGAAAATTGATAATACTTCAGCGGTAAGTTCAATTAAATCTGAAGAAATTACCAAAATGAAAGTAATGAATGCTTCGCAAGCTATTCAAGGTAAAGCTGCAGGGGTTCAGGTATCTAGTTCTGATGCTCCTGGAAGTACACCATCAGTTGTAATTAGAGGGGCTGGAACAGCATTGGGAGGTAGAAATCCTTTATATGTTGTAGATGGTATGCCAACTGAGAATATCAACAACATTAATACTAATGACATTACATCTTACGAAATTTTGAAAGATGCATCTTCATTAGCTATTTATGGAACCAGAGGTGCAAATGGTGTAATTATGATTACAACTAAAGCAGGAAAAGGAAAAATGAATGTTGAAGTTGAAAGTTTTGCAGGTTTTAGAACTCCTCTAAAAAATGTAAAAATGGCAAATGCTGATGAATATGTACGTTACAGCAATGCTGCTTACATAGGAGATTTTCCAAATGGCAGATTCTCTGCAAATCAACCTTATAACACTAATTGGTTTGATAAAATTACAAGAACAGGATCTTTTACTCAAAACAATATTGCCATTTCTGGGTCTTCAGAAAATGTAAAATACTTTTTTAGTGTTGGAAATTACGAAGAAAAAGGAATTTTGAACGGATCTGATTACGGACGTACTACTATTAGAAATAATAATGAGTTTAAACTGTCAGAAAAAGTTAAGATAACTCAAAATATGAGTGTAAGTACAGTAAAAAATAATCCAATGCCATTAAGTGCATTTACAAATGCTTACAGACAATCTCCACTAGTTCCTGTGCGTTATGCAGATGGAAAATATGGTGTGCCATTTATTTCAAATGGAGTTGTAGGTGAAACTGGTGATTCATTTAATAATGTTGGAAATCCTGTAGCTCAATTAGATTATACAAATGAGAAACAACAAAGTGTTACTTTGCAAGGAGGCTTGAAATTGGATTATGATATTATCAAATCATTAAAATTCACTTCACAATTTAATGGAGAATATTATACTTACAAACAATATAATTATGTTGATAATGTAGCACTTTGGCTATCAGCAGATCCTACTCGTGTACAATCAAAGTATCCTGGAGATTTGAATATAAACACTTTGACAAGAACTAGAGATGAGTATTTTAATTGGAATTTGTCTAACTACTTAACGTATAATAAAGTTTTTGCAGAAATTCATGATGTTGAAGTTACCGCAGGTATTGAGGCGAATGTTCAAGGTACAAGAGAGAAATTAACTATTGACAGAAAGAATGTAAATGCTAATGCTGACTATTGGTCTTTAAAAGATATCAATGTTGCAAGTTCAGTAACAGGTTATAAAGATGAGGCATTAAATCAAAGAAGATTACAATCTTATTTTGCACGTTTTCAATATAAATTGATGGATAAGTATCTGCTTACAGGTACAGTAAGACGTGACGGATCTTCACAATTTGCCGATGACAAACGTTGGGGAACATTCCCATCAGTAGGTTTAGGATGGGTTGTATCTAAAGAAAGCTTCTTAAGTAAAGTAGAAGTACTTAATTTATTAAAATTAAGAGGTTCTTGGGGTAAATTAGGAAATCAGAATGTACCATTGAATACTCAAACTTTTACTTCTGGATTAGATTATCCTAGCCTTGGATCAGGAACATCAATTAATTCGCAGGTAGATCCTAATTTATCATGGGAGATTGTAGAAGAACTTTCTGCAGGTTTTGATTTTGAGTTGTTTACTAATAGATTGAAAGGTTCTTTTGATGTATATGACAAAAATACAACAAACACAATTTTAAATGTTAAACCTTATTCAACTTCAGGAATTACTGTAGCTACGCCTTCACATATTGGAGAAGTTTCTAACAAAGGTTATGAAATTGCATTGCGTTGGGATGATAAAATAAATGATAATTTAAGTTATTGGGTTGGAGGAAATTTTTCTCACAATAAAAATGAACTTACTAATCTTAAAAATGTTCAGTTATCTCCTATTATTGGTGGAAGTTTAGGAAATGGTCAAAACACTAAAATACTTGATAATACTTCAGTAGGACAGCCTTTAGGTAGTTATTATATGTATGAATTTGCTGGAATCGATCAAACAAATGGCAATATGTTATACTACACTGCAAACGGGGATAAAGTAGTGCAGACAGCATTAAATGAGAGAACTGATAAAAAATATGTAGGAACACTTTTACCATCTTCTACTTACGGAGTAACTTTAGGATTAAATTATAAGAACATCGATTTTTCTATTGATGGATATGGAACAGGAGGAGCAAAAGTATATAACGGTAAAAAAGCACAGCGTTTTGGAGGAGAAAATATTGAAGCTTCGGTAGCACGTGATGTCTGGTCACAAAATAATACGACTTCTTCTAATCCTGCACCTTCTAATGTAACACCTTACGCTTCTACTTTTTTCTTGGAGTCAGCAGATTTCTTTAGAATCAATAACATTACTTTAGGCTATAAACTTCCACTTAAAGAAGACCAATTTATTAGTTCTTGCAGAATATATGTAAATGCAATAAATCCGTTTATCACTCAAAAATTCTCAGGGTTTTCACCTGATGTTACTGGAGATGGTAAATTGGTTGAAGGTACTCAAGGAGTTGAGTTAGATGCTTATCCATCATTGAGATCATTTGTTATTGGTGCTAATTTAAAATTTTAA